The Salvelinus sp. IW2-2015 unplaced genomic scaffold, ASM291031v2 Un_scaffold2912, whole genome shotgun sequence genome includes a window with the following:
- the LOC112074977 gene encoding amyloid-beta A4 precursor protein-binding family A member 1-like, which produces MNPQESELGQELSEDVEADLPPPQRRRHDNNTATNSRRPRQPSNHSSENNNQAAPRYRRYNEAPGAGGSRIRGAPQRRSTEEPEAELHQGAQSPPQQPQPQPQQAQGQSQPIPRPAVXRYRRQEDGEARLRAQQQRRTQRQQREAERAQQQQPPPPGPQPVHSLPPQPADEPEEDESEQRDEREREREGDDYALARSASTESGFHTHTDRAEGDAVMALDPEAEDDGGTYEVTLRPEAEGYTESAESEQQHPHPNLNLNYPPQPPPLPREPLPDVGRPPSQEEAEETLNPGGGYSNYVYTQPLYRRGGGASRTGGRDSSVEEGVEPEDEAYSEAYDYSLTEHVYEEIGDAPSSAAKVAEPMDANENLQQRKAGFRLFEGREGGGDYRQQEAVGSRLHHYDERSDGESDSPEKEAEFAPYPRADSCDQDGEEDIDMIVAEVRESLSSQSLDRAAAGLREGGEEEDMMEGGEEEEGEWPESEHAHNSQSDAPTDSTYRKGEIEGEGDESEEESFPAPANSDDWSGVRNSREKRDAISLAIKDIKEAIEEVKTRTVRSPYTPDEPKEPIWVMRQDLSPTAECCDLQPSLGGDSELPCSAAAPHLSSPSQS; this is translated from the exons ATGAACCCCCAGGAGTCGGAGTTAGGCCAGGAACTGAGCGAGGACGTGGAAGCCGACTTGCCCCCTCCTCAACGCCGTCGCCACGACAACAACACTGCCACAAACAGCAGGCGACCCCGGCAGCCTAGCAACCATAGTAGTGAAAACAACAACCARGCTGCTCCGCGCTACAGGAGGTATAATGAGGCCCCTGGTGCAGGTGGCAGCAGAATCAGAGGAGCCCCACAGCGGAGGTCAACAGAGGAGCCAGAGGCAGAGCTGCACCAGGGGGCCCAGTCTCCTCCCCagcagccccagcctcagccccagcagGCCCAGGGTCAGTCTCAGCCCATCCCGCGACCTGCAGTGYCACGTTACCGCAGACAGGAGGACGGTGAGGCCAGGCTCAGAGCACAGCAGCAGAGacgcacacagagacagcagagagaggctgagagggcCCAGCAACAACAACCACCTCCACCAGGCCCACAGCCTGTTCACTCTCTACCCCCACAACCAG CAGATGAGCCGGAGGAGGATGAGAGtgaacagagagatgagagagagagggagagagagggtgatgatTATGCATTAGCTCGTTCTGCTAGCACGGAAAGcggtttccacacacacacagaccgggcGGAGGGCGATGCCGTCATGGCACTAGATCCTGAGGCGGAGGACGACGGAGGTACCTACGAGGTGACGCTTCGCCCAGAGGCAGAGGGATACACAGAGAGTGCTGAGTCAGAGCAACAACACCCTCACCCCAACCTGAACCTCAActacccccctcagccccctccCTTACCCCGGGAACCCCTACCAGATGTTGGGAGACCCCCCAGtcaggaggaggcagaggagacccTGAACCCTGGAGGAGGTTACTCCAACTACGTCTACACCCAGCCTCTCTACCGCCGTGGGGGAGGGGCCAGCAGAACAGGGGGGCGGGACAGCAGCGTGGAGGAAGGGGTGGAGCCAGAAGACGAGGCGTATTCTGAAGCCTACGACTACTCCCTGACAGAACACGTCTACGAGGAGATCGGCGACGCTCCCTCTTCTGCCGCAAAGGTTGCAGAGCCTATGGACGCCAATGAGAACCTRCAGCAGAGGAAGGCGGGGTTCCGTCTGTTTGAGGGGCGGGAAGGAGGCGGGGACTACCGACAGCAGGAGGCGGTGGGGTCACGGCTCCACCACTACGACGAACGCTCGGACGGGGAGTCGGACAGCCCGGAGAAGGAGGCYGAGTTTGCTCCYTACCCYCGGGCAGACAGTTGCGACCAGGACGGGGAAGAGGACATCGACATGATCGTAGCCGAGGTCAGAGAGAGTCTCAGCTCTCAGAGTCTGGACAGAGCTGCTGCCGGGCtacgggagggaggagaggaagaggacatgatggaaggaggagaggaagaggagggagagtggcCCGAATCCGAACACGCTCACAATTCTCAATCCGATGCGCCCACAGACTCCACATACCGGaagggagagatagaaggagagggagatgagagtgaAGAAGAGAGCTTCCCAGCCCCAGCAAACTCTGACGACTGGTCTGGGGTTCGTAACAGTCGTGAAAAGAGAGACGCCATCTCCCTGGCCATAAAGGACATCAAGGAGGCCATAGAAGAGGTGAAGACCAGGACGGTGAGGTCACCCTATACCCCTGATGAACCTAAAGAGCCCATCTGGGTGATGAGACAGGACCTGAGCCCCACCGCTGAGTGTTGTGACCTGCAGCCCTCACTAGGTGGCGAC